A stretch of Roseibium porphyridii DNA encodes these proteins:
- the paaG gene encoding 2-(1,2-epoxy-1,2-dihydrophenyl)acetyl-CoA isomerase PaaG, which translates to MSETETVIAEERDGALLLTLNRPDRLNAFNEGMHKSLLQHMKSARQNDGIRCILLTGAGRGFCAGQDLSDRDMRDGSAAPDLGLTLENLYNPLIREIRSMPKPIVCAVNGVAAGAGANIALACDIVLAARSARFIQAFSKIGLVPDSGGTWLLPKLIGEARAKALAMTGEPLNADTAAEWGLIWKTYPDAELHPEAEKLAAHFAAGATTGLALTKQLIQDAAVQSLDQQLDAERDAQRQAGRTADYREGVSAFLEKRPARFSGS; encoded by the coding sequence ATGTCGGAAACAGAAACGGTGATCGCGGAAGAGCGGGACGGCGCACTTTTGCTCACCCTCAATCGGCCCGACCGTTTGAACGCCTTCAATGAAGGAATGCACAAATCGCTGCTTCAGCATATGAAGTCAGCACGTCAAAACGACGGGATAAGGTGCATCCTGTTGACGGGAGCCGGTCGAGGCTTTTGCGCTGGTCAGGATCTTTCCGACCGAGACATGCGTGATGGAAGCGCGGCTCCTGATCTCGGTCTGACCCTCGAAAACCTGTATAACCCACTCATCCGCGAAATCCGGTCAATGCCGAAGCCGATCGTGTGTGCGGTAAACGGGGTCGCGGCAGGTGCCGGTGCCAACATTGCGCTGGCCTGCGATATCGTGCTTGCGGCACGGTCGGCGCGTTTCATTCAGGCATTTTCGAAAATAGGTCTCGTGCCCGATTCAGGCGGCACCTGGTTGCTGCCGAAATTGATCGGCGAAGCAAGAGCTAAGGCCCTTGCAATGACCGGTGAACCGCTCAATGCAGACACAGCTGCGGAATGGGGTCTCATTTGGAAAACTTATCCGGATGCAGAACTACACCCGGAAGCTGAAAAACTTGCCGCGCATTTCGCGGCAGGCGCGACCACCGGATTGGCGCTGACGAAGCAACTCATCCAGGACGCTGCGGTTCAGTCTCTTGACCAGCAGCTGGATGCCGAGCGGGATGCGCAAAGACAAGCCGGCAGGACTGCAGATTATCGAGAAGGCGTTTCTGCTTTTCTTGAAAAGCGCCCTGCCCGTTTTTCAGGATCATGA
- the paaI gene encoding hydroxyphenylacetyl-CoA thioesterase PaaI: MSPEELARACADRMWSQDTASQSLGMALDSVGLGKSELSMSVSETMTNGHGICHGGYIFTLADSAFAFACNTYNQVTVAQHCDVTFLAPARLGDRLTASAVERSRSGRSGLYDVTVRNQHDDVIAEFRGNSRTTKGTILPD; encoded by the coding sequence ATGTCCCCCGAAGAACTCGCACGAGCATGCGCCGATCGCATGTGGTCGCAAGATACGGCTTCTCAAAGTCTCGGTATGGCCCTTGATAGTGTAGGTCTGGGAAAGTCCGAGCTGTCGATGTCAGTCTCTGAAACCATGACCAATGGGCACGGCATTTGCCACGGCGGCTACATCTTCACGCTTGCCGACAGCGCATTTGCCTTTGCCTGCAATACATACAATCAAGTGACGGTTGCTCAGCACTGTGACGTTACATTTCTGGCGCCAGCGCGCCTCGGCGACCGGTTGACCGCAAGCGCAGTCGAAAGGTCCCGTTCCGGTCGATCAGGGCTTTACGACGTGACGGTTCGAAACCAGCACGATGATGTTATTGCGGAATTTCGCGGCAACTCAAGGACGACCAAAGGCACCATTTTGCCAGACTAA
- the paaK gene encoding phenylacetate--CoA ligase PaaK, translating into MENLAPRPGDLEPIETASRDEISALQLKRLQWSLAHAYENVPLFKQRFDAKGVHPSDLKQLADLSKFPFTTKSDLRDNYPFGLFAVPREKISRIHASSGTTGKPTVVGYTANDIEMWAQLVARSIKASGGRPGDIIHIAYGYGLFTGGLGAHYGAEKMGCTVVPVSGGMTERQVTLIQDFKPRIIMVTPSYLLSILDEFRREGIDPRESSLAVGIFGAEPWTNAMRLEIQDAFDMHAVDIYGLSEILGPGVANECVETKDGLHIWEDHFYPEIIDPVTGNVMPDGEIGELVFTTLTKEGLPMVRYRTRDLTRLLPGTARSMRRMEKVTGRSDDMIILRGVNVFPTQIEEQLLKCEGLSPHFQIELTKHNRLDVMTVHVEALPGAASSEQRSAAAKELGHHIKSVIGVSAQIDVAEPGKIERSAGKAKRVVDNRPKD; encoded by the coding sequence ATGGAAAACCTGGCCCCACGCCCTGGCGATCTTGAGCCTATCGAAACGGCATCAAGAGACGAGATATCCGCGCTGCAATTAAAACGGCTGCAATGGTCGCTCGCTCATGCGTATGAGAACGTGCCGCTGTTCAAACAACGGTTCGATGCAAAAGGTGTTCATCCATCTGATCTCAAACAGCTAGCAGATTTATCGAAGTTTCCCTTCACCACCAAATCTGACCTTAGAGACAATTATCCGTTTGGTCTCTTTGCAGTGCCCCGAGAAAAGATTTCGCGCATTCATGCCTCCTCAGGCACGACCGGCAAACCAACAGTCGTCGGATATACTGCCAATGATATTGAGATGTGGGCGCAGCTTGTCGCGCGCTCGATCAAAGCTTCCGGGGGGCGTCCTGGTGACATCATCCATATTGCCTACGGATACGGTCTTTTCACAGGTGGGCTCGGCGCGCATTACGGCGCGGAGAAAATGGGGTGCACGGTGGTGCCTGTTTCAGGGGGCATGACCGAACGCCAGGTGACCTTGATCCAGGATTTCAAGCCTCGGATTATCATGGTCACGCCCTCGTACCTTCTGTCGATCCTGGATGAATTTCGCCGCGAAGGCATTGACCCGAGAGAAAGCTCCCTTGCTGTTGGTATTTTTGGAGCCGAACCCTGGACCAACGCCATGCGACTGGAAATCCAAGACGCCTTCGACATGCATGCGGTCGATATCTACGGTTTGTCGGAGATCCTCGGGCCTGGCGTTGCCAATGAATGTGTAGAGACAAAGGACGGGCTGCACATCTGGGAGGACCACTTCTACCCGGAGATCATCGATCCCGTAACCGGGAACGTGATGCCTGACGGTGAAATCGGTGAGTTGGTATTTACCACTCTGACCAAGGAGGGTTTGCCGATGGTGCGGTATCGGACGCGGGATCTAACCCGTCTTCTTCCAGGGACCGCACGCTCGATGCGAAGGATGGAAAAGGTCACGGGCCGTTCCGATGACATGATCATCCTCAGAGGTGTCAACGTCTTTCCAACACAGATCGAAGAACAGTTGCTGAAATGCGAGGGTCTGTCGCCGCACTTTCAGATTGAACTGACGAAGCACAACAGACTCGATGTCATGACGGTGCATGTTGAAGCCCTGCCCGGCGCTGCATCATCTGAGCAAAGAAGCGCTGCCGCCAAAGAGCTGGGCCACCATATCAAGAGCGTCATTGGTGTGTCCGCCCAAATCGATGTAGCGGAACCAGGCAAGATTGAACGGTCTGCCGGCAAAGCAAAACGGGTCGTCGACAATAGGCCAAAGGACTAA
- the paaZ gene encoding phenylacetic acid degradation bifunctional protein PaaZ codes for MTVVSHNVRDLESFLSGSWRSGKGEGKLLVDAATSQPVARINADGLDLSEALNYGRSKGGAALGKMTFHERALMLKSLAQILMEKKEIFYQESFATGATRKDSWIDIEGGIGTLFAYSSKARREMPNTRVFTEGAIEPLSRDSTFSGQHILSPLKGIAVHINAYNFPCWGMLEKIAPSLIAGVPCLVKPASQTAYLTELMVRHILAADILPEGALQLLCGSANDLVDHVTGQDVVTFTGSAATGQMLRQNPSMVRNSTRFSMEADSLNAAVLGSDAKAGEPEFDLFVKEVAREVTVKAGQKCTAIRRVIVPRDAAEAVSDALKARFEKLRIGDPRDDTVTMGPLASAGQRDEVQSRVEELRTEAETVYGGSCSIPEKGAFEAPVLLYCDRPLASEAIHAVEAFGPVATLMPYDTIEDAVALTHKGKGSLVASLFTNDPAIAEEMVLGMAPFHGRVLIGNRQSAKTSTGHGSPLPMLVHGGPGRAGGGEELGGLRSVKHFMQRTAIQGAPNLLGAVTGRWVAGSNGRTESRHPFRKSLAELKIGDQLVTRERTVSLEDIEHFAEFTGDTFYAHMNEAAAKRNPFFEGRVAHGYLIVSFAAGLFVEPQEGPVLANYGVDNLRFLTPVNAGDALKVQLTAKEISPRISADYGEVRWDCLVSNQNDEPVAQYDVLTLVAKEWPSSS; via the coding sequence ATGACGGTGGTTTCTCACAATGTCCGCGACCTTGAGAGTTTTCTCAGCGGTTCTTGGCGAAGTGGAAAAGGCGAGGGCAAGTTGCTTGTTGATGCAGCGACCAGTCAGCCTGTTGCTCGCATCAACGCAGACGGCCTCGATTTGTCTGAGGCGCTCAACTATGGGCGCAGCAAGGGTGGTGCCGCTCTTGGCAAAATGACCTTTCATGAGCGGGCGCTGATGCTCAAAAGTCTTGCGCAGATACTCATGGAGAAGAAAGAAATCTTCTACCAGGAGAGTTTTGCAACTGGCGCAACGCGCAAGGACAGCTGGATTGATATTGAAGGCGGCATCGGAACGTTGTTTGCCTATTCCTCAAAGGCGCGCCGGGAAATGCCGAACACGCGCGTTTTTACGGAGGGAGCAATTGAGCCGCTCTCGCGTGACAGCACATTTTCAGGTCAGCATATCCTTTCGCCGTTGAAGGGAATCGCAGTCCATATCAACGCCTATAACTTTCCTTGCTGGGGAATGTTGGAGAAGATTGCACCTTCACTGATTGCCGGTGTGCCTTGTCTCGTAAAACCGGCCAGCCAAACCGCCTACCTCACGGAACTCATGGTCAGGCACATTCTGGCAGCCGATATACTTCCAGAAGGAGCTCTTCAGCTGCTCTGTGGCTCAGCGAACGACCTTGTGGACCATGTGACGGGACAAGATGTTGTGACGTTCACCGGGTCTGCGGCGACTGGTCAGATGTTGCGTCAAAATCCGTCAATGGTTCGTAATTCGACGCGGTTTTCAATGGAAGCCGACAGCCTTAATGCAGCTGTGCTAGGATCGGATGCAAAGGCGGGGGAACCCGAGTTCGATCTTTTCGTCAAGGAAGTGGCTCGGGAGGTGACCGTCAAAGCGGGGCAAAAATGCACCGCGATCCGTCGGGTCATTGTCCCTCGTGACGCTGCTGAAGCTGTAAGTGACGCCTTGAAGGCTCGCTTTGAAAAACTGAGAATTGGGGACCCAAGAGATGACACCGTCACCATGGGGCCCCTCGCATCTGCCGGTCAAAGAGACGAGGTCCAATCGCGCGTCGAAGAATTGAGGACGGAGGCGGAAACTGTCTACGGCGGTTCGTGCAGTATTCCGGAAAAGGGAGCTTTCGAAGCTCCGGTCCTACTTTATTGCGACAGACCCTTGGCTTCAGAAGCCATCCACGCCGTTGAGGCCTTTGGACCTGTGGCAACGCTCATGCCATATGACACGATTGAAGACGCTGTCGCGCTCACCCACAAAGGCAAGGGGTCTCTTGTCGCTTCGTTGTTTACAAATGACCCAGCGATTGCCGAAGAAATGGTGCTCGGAATGGCACCGTTTCACGGTCGGGTCCTGATTGGAAATCGGCAGAGTGCAAAAACGTCAACCGGTCACGGCTCTCCGTTGCCAATGCTCGTGCATGGCGGTCCGGGCCGGGCAGGCGGCGGGGAAGAACTTGGTGGCTTGAGATCCGTCAAACACTTTATGCAAAGAACCGCCATTCAAGGTGCTCCAAATCTTCTTGGCGCCGTGACTGGACGATGGGTTGCCGGGTCAAACGGCAGAACCGAGAGCCGCCATCCTTTCAGGAAGTCTCTTGCCGAACTCAAAATCGGCGATCAACTCGTCACCAGGGAGCGGACGGTTTCTCTTGAAGATATCGAACACTTTGCGGAATTCACCGGAGATACCTTCTATGCCCACATGAACGAGGCAGCGGCTAAACGCAATCCATTTTTTGAAGGCCGCGTTGCGCATGGTTACCTGATTGTCTCATTTGCAGCCGGGTTGTTTGTTGAGCCGCAAGAAGGGCCCGTTCTTGCGAACTATGGCGTCGACAACCTGCGTTTCCTTACACCTGTCAATGCCGGGGATGCCTTGAAGGTCCAATTGACGGCCAAGGAAATATCGCCGCGCATCTCAGCCGACTATGGCGAAGTTCGTTGGGATTGCCTCGTCTCCAATCAGAACGACGAACCTGTTGCGCAATACGATGTCCTCACCCTGGTCGCCAAGGAGTGGCCGTCCTCCTCGTAG
- the paaE gene encoding 1,2-phenylacetyl-CoA epoxidase subunit PaaE codes for MSRFHALTVTEVAPETRDAVVVTLRPQTGDEEVFHFSQGQYLTFRRDFDGHEVRRCYSICTGTEDGDLKVGIKRVDGGAFSCWANEDLKPGDTIEAMPPRGSFHSEIDPDEAKFYFGFAGGSGITPILSIIKTVLAREPEAQFTLVYANRQVSSIMFREDLEDLKNLYLGRLQIIHILKNDGQDTELFSGRIDKEKLEDLFQNVVDPQDIDQAFLCGPHGMMETVSEALKNHGVENGRIKQELFKSDQPGRLPAKQRPALTGNEAKEADLKLTLDGTTRVLHMEPGETILETAHRNSIDAPYSCCAGVCSTCRGKLLEGEVEMAANHALEDDEIRDGYILTCQSRPLSKRLVLTYDA; via the coding sequence ATGTCGAGGTTTCACGCCCTCACGGTAACCGAAGTCGCACCCGAGACACGGGACGCAGTCGTGGTAACCCTGAGACCCCAAACAGGGGATGAGGAGGTTTTTCACTTTTCTCAAGGTCAATATCTGACGTTCCGACGAGACTTTGACGGTCACGAAGTGCGGCGTTGTTATTCAATATGCACCGGTACGGAAGATGGTGATCTGAAGGTCGGCATAAAGCGCGTCGACGGTGGCGCTTTTTCGTGTTGGGCAAATGAAGATCTGAAACCCGGCGATACCATAGAGGCGATGCCCCCTCGTGGCAGTTTCCATTCCGAGATTGATCCTGATGAAGCGAAATTCTATTTCGGCTTTGCCGGCGGTTCGGGAATAACGCCGATACTGTCGATTATCAAAACGGTGCTGGCCCGTGAGCCGGAAGCTCAATTCACGCTCGTCTACGCCAATCGTCAGGTTTCCTCGATCATGTTCCGAGAAGACCTTGAAGACTTGAAAAACCTCTATCTCGGCAGACTTCAAATCATTCACATTCTCAAGAATGACGGTCAGGATACGGAGTTGTTCTCAGGGCGCATTGACAAGGAAAAGCTCGAAGACTTGTTTCAGAACGTGGTTGATCCGCAAGATATCGACCAGGCGTTCCTGTGCGGACCTCACGGAATGATGGAAACCGTAAGTGAGGCCCTGAAAAACCACGGGGTCGAAAACGGCCGGATCAAGCAGGAACTCTTCAAATCCGATCAACCCGGGCGTTTGCCTGCCAAACAAAGACCGGCACTTACCGGAAACGAGGCAAAAGAGGCGGATCTCAAGCTGACGCTCGACGGTACGACCCGTGTACTTCACATGGAGCCTGGAGAAACCATTTTGGAAACCGCTCACAGAAACAGTATCGACGCTCCTTATTCGTGTTGCGCAGGCGTCTGCTCCACGTGCCGTGGCAAGCTTCTGGAAGGCGAAGTGGAAATGGCCGCAAACCACGCTCTTGAAGACGACGAAATCCGGGACGGATACATTTTGACCTGCCAATCCAGGCCCTTGTCAAAACGATTGGTGCTCACTTACGACGCCTGA
- the paaD gene encoding 1,2-phenylacetyl-CoA epoxidase subunit PaaD translates to MHVPTQTVWRWLSEVPDPEIPVLSLTDLGVIRDVRWDEGMLVVTVTPTYTGCPATAVINLDIETKLRSNGIENLRLEQRISPAWTTAWLSPEGREKLRKYGIAPPVEGTANTGRISRLSSKKALVVACPRCGSDKTEKISQFGSTPCKAAYRCRSCLEPFDYFKCH, encoded by the coding sequence ATGCACGTTCCCACGCAAACGGTTTGGAGATGGTTGTCTGAAGTTCCGGACCCTGAAATCCCTGTCCTGTCGCTAACCGATCTTGGCGTAATTCGAGATGTTCGATGGGACGAGGGCATGTTGGTCGTTACCGTAACGCCGACCTACACAGGTTGTCCCGCGACAGCCGTTATCAATCTCGATATCGAAACCAAACTGCGGTCCAACGGAATTGAGAACCTGCGCCTGGAACAGCGTATCAGTCCGGCCTGGACGACGGCCTGGCTCAGTCCGGAAGGTCGTGAAAAACTCCGAAAATATGGCATTGCGCCACCAGTTGAAGGCACCGCGAATACCGGACGGATATCAAGATTGTCCAGCAAGAAAGCTTTGGTTGTTGCGTGTCCACGCTGCGGTTCTGACAAAACGGAAAAGATCAGCCAATTCGGTTCTACACCTTGTAAAGCTGCCTATCGGTGCCGGTCCTGCCTGGAGCCATTCGACTATTTCAAATGCCACTAG
- the paaC gene encoding 1,2-phenylacetyl-CoA epoxidase subunit PaaC, giving the protein MTDTGDNIANDIFFDWLLRRGDTALVLGHRVSEWCGHSPVLEEDIALANIALDLIGQARLWLSLAGEVEGKGRGENELAYLRDAWDFRNLLLAEQPNGDFGQTMMRQFLIDAYQAQLLKALAKSADERVAEIAVKAGKEVDYHLDRSADLVIRLGDGTAESRQRMQMAVEILWPYSGEMFIGDAVDQAAAAAKVAPSPEDLRPDWVSTVDAVFTAATLSKPETDFAHTGGLTGRHSEHLGHILADMQFLQRAYPGATW; this is encoded by the coding sequence ATGACCGATACAGGCGATAATATCGCAAACGATATATTCTTTGACTGGCTTTTGCGGCGCGGTGACACTGCTCTCGTGCTTGGTCACAGAGTGTCGGAATGGTGCGGCCATTCTCCCGTTTTGGAAGAAGATATCGCGCTCGCGAATATCGCGCTCGATTTAATCGGGCAGGCGAGACTTTGGCTGTCATTGGCAGGAGAAGTGGAAGGCAAAGGGCGCGGCGAGAACGAACTTGCCTATTTGCGAGATGCCTGGGACTTCCGAAATCTGTTGTTGGCAGAACAACCAAATGGCGATTTCGGTCAGACCATGATGCGACAGTTTCTTATCGACGCTTATCAGGCGCAATTGTTGAAAGCTCTTGCAAAGTCCGCTGATGAACGTGTCGCTGAAATTGCGGTGAAAGCCGGTAAGGAAGTGGACTATCACCTCGACAGGTCAGCAGATCTGGTCATCAGGCTTGGTGATGGCACCGCAGAGAGCAGACAGCGAATGCAAATGGCCGTAGAAATTCTATGGCCTTATTCGGGAGAAATGTTCATCGGTGACGCCGTCGATCAGGCAGCGGCTGCGGCAAAAGTCGCTCCTTCACCTGAAGATCTCCGGCCCGATTGGGTATCGACCGTTGATGCAGTCTTCACTGCAGCGACTTTGTCAAAGCCAGAGACGGACTTTGCTCATACCGGAGGTCTGACCGGCCGTCATTCAGAGCATCTCGGACACATTCTGGCTGACATGCAGTTTCTGCAAAGAGCCTATCCGGGCGCTACCTGGTAA
- the paaB gene encoding 1,2-phenylacetyl-CoA epoxidase subunit PaaB translates to MKKEWPLWEVFIRGQHGLNHRHVGSLHAPDAEMAIKNARDVYTRRKEGVSIWVVASSQITASDPGSKDALFEPSIDKIYRHPSFYDIPDDVGKM, encoded by the coding sequence ATGAAAAAGGAATGGCCGCTCTGGGAAGTGTTCATTCGAGGTCAGCACGGCCTCAATCATCGCCATGTCGGATCGCTCCACGCGCCCGATGCTGAAATGGCGATCAAAAATGCGCGCGATGTTTACACACGGCGCAAGGAAGGCGTCAGTATTTGGGTTGTCGCGTCATCACAAATCACAGCGTCAGATCCCGGATCCAAAGATGCCTTGTTCGAACCGTCCATCGACAAGATCTACAGGCATCCAAGCTTTTACGACATTCCTGATGACGTCGGAAAAATGTGA
- a CDS encoding DUF3291 domain-containing protein — protein MTDFNIAELNVARLKHDINDPRISDFVRNLNRINFAAERSEGFVWRLKDEAGTSVAMSAENDPMVIPNLSVWTDVKSLENFVFKTVHKRFYERRAEWFSVMEKMHFVMWFVPTGHRPSLEEAWDRLNHLNTHGASDHAFGWEHIEDASLWRTARCTSSAA, from the coding sequence ATGACTGATTTTAACATTGCCGAATTGAATGTTGCCCGGCTGAAACATGACATCAACGATCCGCGAATTTCTGATTTCGTGCGAAACCTGAACCGGATCAACTTCGCTGCCGAGCGCAGTGAAGGCTTTGTCTGGCGGCTCAAGGACGAGGCAGGCACGTCAGTTGCGATGTCCGCTGAAAATGACCCGATGGTTATTCCGAACCTGTCCGTTTGGACTGACGTCAAGTCGTTGGAAAACTTTGTCTTTAAGACGGTTCACAAACGGTTTTACGAACGACGCGCCGAATGGTTCAGCGTGATGGAAAAAATGCACTTTGTTATGTGGTTCGTGCCAACCGGGCACCGACCTTCGCTCGAAGAAGCCTGGGACCGGCTGAACCATCTCAACACGCATGGCGCTTCCGATCACGCATTCGGTTGGGAGCATATTGAAGATGCAAGTCTGTGGCGAACTGCAAGGTGCACATCGTCAGCGGCCTGA
- the paaA gene encoding 1,2-phenylacetyl-CoA epoxidase subunit PaaA produces MYAQMVKTDTTKVLDLSEMSAEERAFQERIDRGEKIEPTDWMPEGYRKTLIRQIGQHAHSEIVGQLPEGNWITRAPTLERKAILLAKVQDEAGHGLYLYCAAETLGVSRDELIELLHAGKMKYSSIFNYPTLTWADIGAVGWLVDGAAIMNQVPLQRTSFGPYSRAMIRICKEESFHQRQGYDIMMKMAGGNEAQRRMAQDALDRFWYPSLMMFGPSDKESVHSAQSMVWKIKINTNDELRQKFVDQTVPQAQYLGLTVPDEHLTWNEEKGGYDFSEPDWSEFFEVLKGNGPCNRERMAARVKAWEDGAWVRDALMAHADKHEAARTAAE; encoded by the coding sequence ATGTATGCGCAAATGGTGAAAACCGATACGACCAAGGTACTTGATCTATCGGAAATGTCGGCAGAAGAACGTGCGTTTCAGGAACGTATCGACCGCGGTGAAAAGATCGAACCAACGGATTGGATGCCGGAAGGGTATCGCAAGACCCTGATACGACAAATCGGTCAGCATGCGCATTCAGAGATTGTTGGTCAGCTTCCAGAAGGCAATTGGATTACGCGCGCTCCGACGCTGGAGCGCAAGGCCATCCTGCTTGCAAAGGTACAGGACGAGGCCGGACACGGTCTTTATCTTTACTGCGCGGCCGAAACCCTCGGTGTCAGCAGGGATGAGCTGATAGAACTCCTCCACGCCGGCAAGATGAAATACTCCTCGATCTTTAATTATCCGACGTTGACATGGGCCGATATCGGAGCTGTCGGTTGGTTGGTGGACGGTGCTGCAATCATGAACCAGGTCCCGCTTCAGCGCACTTCCTTCGGACCTTATTCGCGTGCCATGATCCGTATCTGTAAAGAGGAAAGTTTCCATCAACGCCAAGGCTACGACATCATGATGAAGATGGCCGGCGGGAACGAGGCGCAAAGGCGCATGGCGCAGGATGCACTCGACAGATTTTGGTATCCCTCCTTGATGATGTTCGGCCCCTCGGACAAAGAGTCCGTTCACTCTGCTCAATCCATGGTCTGGAAAATCAAGATCAATACCAATGATGAGCTTCGGCAAAAATTTGTCGATCAGACCGTCCCGCAAGCGCAGTATCTGGGCCTCACGGTTCCCGATGAGCATTTGACGTGGAACGAGGAAAAGGGCGGCTATGACTTTTCCGAACCTGATTGGAGTGAGTTCTTTGAAGTGCTCAAAGGCAACGGGCCGTGCAATCGGGAACGTATGGCAGCGCGGGTAAAGGCATGGGAAGACGGCGCATGGGTACGCGATGCGCTGATGGCTCACGCCGATAAGCATGAAGCTGCAAGAACAGCCGCGGAGTGA
- a CDS encoding PaaX family transcriptional regulator C-terminal domain-containing protein: MQESSAFRAERFLKSYPPKAAQLIVTIYGDIVEPRGGVLWMGDLISLCSGFGVNESLVRTAVSRLVSKGQLSGERDGRRSFYALTEEARNEYHLAADLFFGPSDKDCDWIISICSVPAEQEKLLRGGFVSLGGSVFIAADRRDRPLNDVSFRSSAVDPKSKSFRALLRSSFKLDELSVEYSEFAKRYQPMNTVLKKALSAQEALLCRLALVHDYRAIRFRDPRLPPEALPKDWPGNEAHKLFAILYAGLSQAADNFIGQHLMNQAGLLDAVPASIRSRLETISARI; the protein is encoded by the coding sequence ATGCAGGAAAGTTCCGCATTTCGAGCCGAGAGGTTCCTGAAATCCTATCCACCGAAAGCCGCTCAGTTGATCGTCACGATTTATGGCGACATCGTAGAACCTCGTGGTGGCGTATTGTGGATGGGTGACCTGATCAGTTTGTGCAGCGGTTTTGGCGTCAATGAATCTCTTGTCCGCACAGCCGTTTCACGTCTCGTTTCAAAAGGTCAGTTGTCCGGTGAACGCGATGGCCGACGCAGCTTTTATGCGCTCACGGAAGAGGCACGAAACGAATATCACCTGGCAGCTGACTTGTTTTTCGGGCCGAGCGACAAAGACTGTGATTGGATTATCTCCATTTGCTCTGTTCCGGCTGAACAGGAGAAGCTTCTGAGAGGAGGGTTTGTCAGTCTGGGGGGAAGCGTTTTCATCGCGGCCGATCGACGTGACCGCCCGCTTAACGACGTCTCGTTCCGCTCGTCAGCGGTGGATCCGAAAAGCAAGTCTTTTCGAGCGCTGCTGAGATCTTCGTTTAAGCTGGATGAACTGAGCGTTGAGTACAGTGAATTCGCGAAGCGATATCAACCAATGAACACAGTATTGAAGAAGGCGCTGTCCGCTCAGGAAGCGTTATTGTGCCGCCTTGCTCTTGTCCATGACTATCGTGCCATACGCTTTCGCGACCCCAGACTGCCACCTGAAGCGCTCCCCAAAGACTGGCCGGGAAACGAAGCTCACAAGCTCTTCGCGATCCTTTATGCGGGTCTTTCGCAGGCAGCTGACAACTTCATTGGGCAGCACCTCATGAATCAGGCAGGCCTCTTGGACGCCGTTCCAGCATCCATCAGATCGAGACTGGAAACGATCTCTGCAAGAATTTGA